The DNA sequence CCTCGTACACCGTGGCCTCGCGGCCCGCGGGGTAGCGCGAGATGTAGTAGCTGTGCTCCTGGTGGCCGGCGTCCTGCATGCCCGCGAAGTAGGCCGCGTTGAACAGCGTGGTGGCGAACTGGCTGATGCCGCCGCCCACGGCCTGATCGGCGTGCCCGTTGAGGATGATGCCCGACTCGACGTACCCCTGGGCGGTGCCGCGCGTGCCGGTGTAGCCGTTGAGGGAGAAGGTCTCGCCCGGCAGCACCACGGCGCCGTCGACCTCCTGGGCCACGCGCCGGATGTTCACCCCCGAGGCATAGCTGAAGCCGCTGGTCGTGAACTCGGCGATCACCTCGTCGATGCCCAGCCCCTCGGCCTCCTCGGTGGTCAGGTCCGGATGATCGTCCACGTAGACGGCGGCCAGTGCACGATCGTCGTCGAACAGCCCGCGCCAGTCGTGCAGCGTGGCGCCCCAGTCGATGTCGCGTCCGTCCTGCGAGGGCACCACCTCCGGCCCGGACGAGCCCAGGCGCACGGTGGCGTCTTGTGCGGGGGTGACCGTGCCGGCGAGCTGCTCGCCGAACACCCGCTGCGCCGCCTCCGCGTCGAACCGGGGCACCAGTGCGCCCTCGTCGTCCAGCTCGATGCGGACGATCTCGCCGATCCGCTCGGGCGGCAACACCGCCTCGGCACCCTCCCCGGTCACCGTGACGGGTCCGGCCACGGCCGAGCGGGCGAAGCCGTCGAGCACGGCCTGCACGTCGGACCGGCCGGTTTGCGGCTGCTCCACCTGCACAGGGAGCACCACCGCGCCGCCGTCCGCCCACTGCTCGACGAGCGTGTCGGCCGCCGCCGGGGCGTCGAGCCGCTGCCCCGTCTGCGGCCACGTCGGCACCGCCTCGCCACCCTCGAAGGCCACGGTGCCCTCGACGACGGGGCGGTCGACCTGCTCTGCGATCCCGGCGACCGCCGCCGCGAGCGCGTCCTGGTCCACCTGGCCGACGACGGGCACGTCGCGGGTGGTGAACAGCGACGTCAAGCGGGTCCACGGATTCAGCGATCCGGTGCCCGCGGCGGCGACGCTGGCCTCCGCGTCGATGCCGAGCCCCGCGTCGGCGGGGACGAGCTCGATGGTGGCGTCGCCCGCCTGCACGGTCACCGGGTGGGAGCCGCCCGCCTCAGCGCGGGCGCGCACGCGCTCGGCGGCCTCGTCCGGCGCGAGCCCGCCCACCTCCACCCCGGCGATCCGCACGCCGCGCGGCACCTCGCCGGAGGTCATCGCCACGTCGATCCCGAAGGCGACCGCGGCGAGGGCGACAAGGCCGCCGACCGCGGCGAGGGCGATGCGCAGGCGACTCCGTCCGCTGCCGGCAGGCCCGCCGCCGGAGGTATCGGAGTCGCCCGCGAGGGGCCCGGTAGCCGGATCCTGCTCGCCGGTCATCGTGCTCCTTCAGTCGGTCGTCGGCACGGATGGGGGTTTCCGGCCGGGGACGCCCCTCATCATGATCGAAGGTGAATACGGATGCTTCAACCGGCCCCGCGTGCGGAGCCCGTCACGATCGGGACGCCGGGCCTGGCCGCGGCCGTCCGCGGCGCCTGCGCCCAGGGTAACGGGGAGGCACGGCCCGGGTGCGCGAGTAGGCCGCGTGAGCCCGTCGGTCGGGGTTGACGGGATCACGCGGCCGTCCTGTGTGTCGGCCAT is a window from the Tomitella gaofuii genome containing:
- a CDS encoding VanW family protein yields the protein MTGEQDPATGPLAGDSDTSGGGPAGSGRSRLRIALAAVGGLVALAAVAFGIDVAMTSGEVPRGVRIAGVEVGGLAPDEAAERVRARAEAGGSHPVTVQAGDATIELVPADAGLGIDAEASVAAAGTGSLNPWTRLTSLFTTRDVPVVGQVDQDALAAAVAGIAEQVDRPVVEGTVAFEGGEAVPTWPQTGQRLDAPAAADTLVEQWADGGAVVLPVQVEQPQTGRSDVQAVLDGFARSAVAGPVTVTGEGAEAVLPPERIGEIVRIELDDEGALVPRFDAEAAQRVFGEQLAGTVTPAQDATVRLGSSGPEVVPSQDGRDIDWGATLHDWRGLFDDDRALAAVYVDDHPDLTTEEAEGLGIDEVIAEFTTSGFSYASGVNIRRVAQEVDGAVVLPGETFSLNGYTGTRGTAQGYVESGIILNGHADQAVGGGISQFATTLFNAAYFAGMQDAGHQEHSYYISRYPAGREATVYEGAIDLKFTNPSSTGVLIQASGDSDSVTVRIWGTKTVEVESVNGGRWNYTDPERITLSGEDCSPSSGAPGFTTSDTRIIRSAATGAEISRSTETTVYDPSPIVTCT